The sequence GAACGGTTGCCATTATCAGTCTCTTCATAAGCCTGACCTGGCGTAAAATGCAAGCTGCCAGCGATTTTCTCATCGAATAGTATATCCTTCATCGGGTGCAGGATGTAAGGATTAAAGCCAATCGCAAACTCGCCGATATGACGGGCACCGTCATCCGAATCTAGGATATCATTCAGCCGCACAGTGTCGTTGCTGGAAGCATCAACTATTGTACCGTTCTCAAAGGTGAATTTTACATTTTCAAAGGTTATACCATTGTACAGGGTTGCGGCATTATAGCTAATGGTTCCGTTCACAGAATCGCGGATAGGCGCACTGTAGACCTCTCCATCCGGAATGTTCTTCTGCCCGGAGCATTTCTCGGCGCCAATTCCCTTAATGGAGAAAGTAATATCTGTACCTGGCCCGGAAATGTGTACCTTATCTGTACGTCTCATGAGATCTGCCAACGCGTCCTGGGCTCTGTCCATCTTGGCATAATCCAGATTGCATACCTGGAAGTAAAAGTCCTCAAAGGCTTCCGTACTAACATTGGCAAGTTGTGCCATACTTGCGTTGGGATAACGCAACACAACCCATTTGGTATGCTTGACGCGCTGCTCACTATGTACAGGGTGCGAGTAAAGGGAATTATACAACTTCATGTTCTCTTCCGGGATATCGGAGAGATCATTTACATTCTCCCCTGCACGAATACCAATATAACCATCCATTTGCTTCATACGGTTTAAGTCTATTTCCGCCCATGTCTGAAGACTTTCGCGTGTTGCATATTTCAGCATGCTGCGCAGGACTGTCCGGTCTGTCAATTGTACAAAAGCATGACCGCCAGCTTTGCCGATCTCCTCCACCACCGCTTTAATTAAATCTCTTTCACTGCCAATCATTTCGACGAGCACATTCTCGCCAGGTTGAACGTTTACAGAGTAGCTTACAAGGTTCTTCGCAAGCTTCTGAATTCGGGGATCCATCATTCTTCTTTCTCTTCCTTCCTCATTTGCGTAAATAAAATGCCTTTCTATTGTAACACGCTAGCGCACAAAATATTGTGCAAACTTAACAAGAAACATCAACGGTAACCATAGAAATCAACCTGCATCACATAGGTCTCGGTGTCAGTTTTTCCTCCGCTATAATTCACCGTTCTTTTCCAACTGAGCCGTTTGGGCAGATTACGTTTCGTGTCAACAGTCACATGGTACACTGCTGATATTTCGGCTTGCTCAAGCTTCTTTTGAAGCTCACTGTTCTTCTTCTCCCACAAGGTCAATAAAGCCTCATTGACTTTCAGTTCCTTCTCAGTCGTCTTCTGGTTCTGATCCTTGAGAACAGGACGCAGGTCCATCATCGCTCGTTCCAGATCGGTAGACAGCTGATCTCGCGCCTGTGCAGGGGTCAGTTCAATTCGCAGCACCCTCGTACCTCTTGCAGCACCCATTTCTTCAGTCACCACCTTATCCATTACCTCCAGCTCTTCAAGCTGGTGCAGCGGGTTGAGGGCAGGCAGAGGGTTATCCTCTCCAGACGAGGGGGCGGCCGACAAAAGCTTCCATTTGCCTTCTTGTTTCTCCAACTGGCTATAATAGGACAATGCCACTGTCGGACTCTTCGCAAGTTCTTTAATATCGCCAGTGGCTGCAGGTAGGGATGGACTCTTATCCGGCAGAAGCGTATATAAACTTACCTTATTGTGATTTTCGACTTTACCTCCATAATAAAGCGTTGCTTCCGGAACGGACTTCCCTCCGCGCAGCAGCGTGGCTGCTCCTTCAAAGGTAAGCGCATCGCTTCCTGCAACACCAGATAGCGCCAAGGCCAAATCTTCCTTAGCTGGCTTGTCTTTAATTGCGCTGCAACCACTGCAAACCACGCAATTAAACATTATGATTACAAATATACACCTTTTATAGAATAACATCTCGCTCATTAACCTCATGCCTTTCCCGGACTGATTAAATAACCTACTATAGGTTATCCCTTGAGCCGGGACTTATACTGATTATAGTTTCAAAAAAAAAAAGAACCCTCAGGATCACCCAGGGGATTCCTCAAAATGATTTAATTGTCTTATTGTCAACTATAACCAGGTTGCGCCCATTGTTCTTTGCTTCATACAGCGCCATATCTGCTCGGTAGAACAGCGACTCTACACTTACGCGCTCATCCGTCCAGCTCCATTCAGCAATTCCGCAGGATACTGTGACCTGTGGTTCTGTCTCCCTCATCACCCGTTCGCGAATCCGTTCAGCGACTAGTACAGACTGTTGTACGCCAAGCTGTGGCAAATATACAGCCAATTCCTCACCGCCCCACCTGGCGGCAATATCCCCTTGACGAATGGATGATTTCACAATCTCACTGACCTGTTTTAAGATCTTATCGCCCTTTTGATGGCCGTAGGTATCATTTACAGCTTTGAACTGGTCGATATCAACTACTATCAAGGAACCACAGAAATCTGTACTTTGTCTCTCCTTAATCATTTCGTCCAGATAATGACGGGCATATAGACCGGTCAGTGTGTCTCGGTTCGCGAGACGCCGTACTTCCGCATGTAACCGCGCATTTCCAACGGCAAGTCCAATATGTCCTGCCATGGCTTGTAGGAGTCTGTAATTGTCATAAGAAAAGTAATGAGCGTCTCGGTGGGCAAGCATAATCGCTCCTCGCACTTCTCCACCCACGCTTAATGGTGTAGCAATTAGCGACTGCGACTCTGTAGAATCCATTAACCGTGAAACCGTCGCATTATTATTTATATAGTCTGATAATATTAGGGGTTCCCCTGTGGCATACACCTTTCCACCCAGTCCTTGTCCATTCTTTAATATCTCGTGGAGTAAGGGGGGATGGTTACAAGCAATCACCTCAAGGCCGCCTTTTTCTTCATTCATATGTACAATGCAGCAATAGTCGGCCTCAAACATTTCCAGCAGCTCTTCAAAAGCGAACTGAAAAACCTCCCCCAAGCGCAAGCTCTTGTTCAGTCGTTGCGTTAGTTCATTGCTCATGCGCAACTCGCGGATTAGCTGGTTGGAGCGCTCATACAGCTTTGCATTCTCAAAGGCTGTACCAGCCGTATCAGCTACCATGGAGAGAAACTGCAAATCCGTGTCTGAGAAGACCGGATTATCCATGACCATATGGAATACACCATAAACTCCCTGTTTTCCACTAAGTGGAAGGCCAATCTCAACGACGTGACTGTCCTCCATGCTTGTTTCTATTGCAACCCTGCCATCCTTAAAAGCCCTAGCGCGCACATCGTTTTTTGTCCAAAGTAACGGAAGTGGTTTAACCTGCGGATTAGGACTGCGATGATCCTGCGACATAAACAGTTCCAAGCGAGCACCAGGATACATCGCAGAAATACTATCTATAACCTCTGTTAACACGGCATTCACATCTATATTGTCATGCATCCTCTGGACGATCTGGAATAATAGTGAACGGCGGTTGCTCTCCCGCTCTGCATGTAAATGAACATTTGCAAGATCAGATACAAACACATGCTCAAACCTACGGTAAAAGCACGTTTGGAAATGCAGTGCCATGGCTTCAGCGGTATGCTTTCCGCCCTGCTCATATTGTTCTGTAGGCATCGCACACCCAAGCAAAGTAAATATCTCCCCGTGGTTGCGCGTAAGCATAGGTATTGTAAAGAAATTCACATCTCGCCCCTCGACTGAGAACTGAATTGTATGCATTCTGCCAGAGATCACACTTACAGCTGCTACCTCTTCCCATTGCGGTCGCCACTGCTCTTGCCTCTCTTTTATGTTGTCTATCCATCTACCTTCAGCGTCGAGAACACACCACTCCCAAGTCTTCGCAAACGGAAGAGCAGTAAGTTCTCCCAGCCATTCGATGAAGCTATCTGCAATCAGATTGGCTGCATAAGGGAAATCATAGGATACAATGTCCGTTTCCCTGAGCCACGCGGCGGGATCATCAAAGTCTCCGTCTGATTGCATCGTGGTCTTTAACAGCATACGACTGTCCTTAGGACCGTATGCTTCCTGTTCTGACATAAAGAGGATCCCCTTTGCATCTAAAATTAAAATCTCATTTTCCGATAACATCTAATTAGCTATATTTTACTCTCTTTCCTCCCGTAATGCATTATATTTTCCTCATTTCCGGGATTTTTTTTAGGTCCTAAGAACTAACGACAAAGTTTTACAAAAACTCTTATAAGATACGCTTGACATTGACTGTTGTTTTCATATAATATTTATTGTTGAACAAGACTGTAACCAGTCTTACATGGCGTAACGTTGTGTCACCCTCACGCAATTCGTTACTATCAGGACAGCGGCTGAACTTTCCTGACAGTGTGAGAGCATTTAATTGCTATTCACGGATACGAAAAGCGGCACAATAGAGCCTAATTCAATTGAAATTACAATTAAAAAGGAGTCTATTATAATATGGCACGTTACACAGGACCGAAATTCAAACTCAGCCGCCGTCTAGGTATTTCCCTTAGCGGTACAGGAAAAGATCTTAAACGCCCTTTTCCACCAGGACAACACGGAGCTAACCAACGCAGAAAAGTAAGTAACTACGGAATGCAGCTTATGGAAAAACAAAAATTGCGTCACATGTACGGTTTGGGCGAAAAGCAGTTTAAGACTCTTTTCACTAAAGCACAAAAGATCCAAGGTATTGCCGGCGAAAACTTTATGTTCTTGCTTGAAAGCCGCTTGGATAACCTCGTTTACCGTCTTGGTTTTGCTAACTCCCGTGCTGGTTCACGTCAGTTAGTATCCCACGGTCACGTAACTGTTAACGGCAAAAAAGTCGACATCGCTTCTTACCGTGTAAGCTTGGGCGACGT comes from Paenibacillus sp. 19GGS1-52 and encodes:
- a CDS encoding aminopeptidase, with translation MMDPRIQKLAKNLVSYSVNVQPGENVLVEMIGSERDLIKAVVEEIGKAGGHAFVQLTDRTVLRSMLKYATRESLQTWAEIDLNRMKQMDGYIGIRAGENVNDLSDIPEENMKLYNSLYSHPVHSEQRVKHTKWVVLRYPNASMAQLANVSTEAFEDFYFQVCNLDYAKMDRAQDALADLMRRTDKVHISGPGTDITFSIKGIGAEKCSGQKNIPDGEVYSAPIRDSVNGTISYNAATLYNGITFENVKFTFENGTIVDASSNDTVRLNDILDSDDGARHIGEFAIGFNPYILHPMKDILFDEKIAGSLHFTPGQAYEETDNGNRSSIHWDLVLIQRPEYGGGEIYFDDILIRKDGLFVVPELAGLNPENLK
- the rpsD gene encoding 30S ribosomal protein S4, which codes for MARYTGPKFKLSRRLGISLSGTGKDLKRPFPPGQHGANQRRKVSNYGMQLMEKQKLRHMYGLGEKQFKTLFTKAQKIQGIAGENFMFLLESRLDNLVYRLGFANSRAGSRQLVSHGHVTVNGKKVDIASYRVSLGDVIGLRERSRAMGSIKEALENRSHLPAYLEYADGSFEGKYIRLPERSELSQDIDEKQIVEFYNR
- a CDS encoding diguanylate cyclase — translated: MSEQEAYGPKDSRMLLKTTMQSDGDFDDPAAWLRETDIVSYDFPYAANLIADSFIEWLGELTALPFAKTWEWCVLDAEGRWIDNIKERQEQWRPQWEEVAAVSVISGRMHTIQFSVEGRDVNFFTIPMLTRNHGEIFTLLGCAMPTEQYEQGGKHTAEAMALHFQTCFYRRFEHVFVSDLANVHLHAERESNRRSLLFQIVQRMHDNIDVNAVLTEVIDSISAMYPGARLELFMSQDHRSPNPQVKPLPLLWTKNDVRARAFKDGRVAIETSMEDSHVVEIGLPLSGKQGVYGVFHMVMDNPVFSDTDLQFLSMVADTAGTAFENAKLYERSNQLIRELRMSNELTQRLNKSLRLGEVFQFAFEELLEMFEADYCCIVHMNEEKGGLEVIACNHPPLLHEILKNGQGLGGKVYATGEPLILSDYINNNATVSRLMDSTESQSLIATPLSVGGEVRGAIMLAHRDAHYFSYDNYRLLQAMAGHIGLAVGNARLHAEVRRLANRDTLTGLYARHYLDEMIKERQSTDFCGSLIVVDIDQFKAVNDTYGHQKGDKILKQVSEIVKSSIRQGDIAARWGGEELAVYLPQLGVQQSVLVAERIRERVMRETEPQVTVSCGIAEWSWTDERVSVESLFYRADMALYEAKNNGRNLVIVDNKTIKSF